The following proteins are encoded in a genomic region of Microbacterium sp. NC79:
- a CDS encoding lycopene cyclase domain-containing protein yields MNAFGAYPVATIVTIIAVVLIELLWLRTGVFRSVQYWVAMTIMLSFQVAVDGWLTKLSDPIVIYNPNTSLGLRFPWDIPVEDFGFGFAMLTITIVVWKALGRRAEPQEANDD; encoded by the coding sequence ATGAACGCATTTGGGGCGTACCCGGTAGCGACCATTGTCACGATTATCGCGGTGGTGTTGATTGAATTGTTGTGGCTGCGCACCGGCGTATTCCGCTCAGTCCAGTATTGGGTGGCGATGACGATCATGCTGTCATTCCAGGTGGCGGTTGACGGCTGGCTTACGAAGCTCTCCGACCCCATCGTGATCTATAACCCGAATACATCGTTGGGGCTGCGCTTTCCGTGGGATATTCCGGTTGAAGACTTCGGGTTTGGGTTTGCAATGCTAACTATCACGATCGTCGTGTGGAAGGCCCTGGGACGCCGAGCGGAACCACAAGAGGCGAACGATGACTAG
- a CDS encoding lycopene cyclase domain-containing protein, with amino-acid sequence MTLPDSLQYIALMAGCLLITLPLEFVFGARVYRRPLRLAQAVLVTLLVFSVWDAIAIAAGLWTYSPRFTSGIIVAFGLPLEEIIFFIVIPICGILTYEAVGRVFHLVRTWARRHQRTQGEAR; translated from the coding sequence ATGACACTGCCTGACTCCCTGCAATACATCGCGCTCATGGCCGGTTGTTTGTTGATCACTTTGCCCCTGGAATTTGTTTTTGGCGCGCGCGTGTACCGGCGACCGTTGCGTCTTGCCCAGGCTGTACTTGTGACCCTTTTGGTGTTTTCCGTTTGGGATGCCATCGCGATTGCCGCAGGATTGTGGACTTACAGCCCGCGGTTCACGAGCGGCATCATTGTCGCGTTCGGCCTGCCGCTGGAGGAAATCATCTTCTTCATCGTCATTCCGATCTGCGGAATCCTCACGTACGAGGCTGTCGGACGCGTATTCCACCTGGTTCGAACGTGGGCACGTCGCCATCAGCGGACTCAGGGAGAGGCGCGATGA
- a CDS encoding polyprenyl synthetase family protein, with amino-acid sequence MTTMRERLRNPETVQTEITTRLHALMQAKSTQAAAHGSHFAELWALTSQAAQGGKLLRPRLVLGVFDGFRATAATNTHPRETAIDLAAAVELLHFAFLLHDDLIDEDLTRRGVPNLAGSLVTSVASTQLQGSDPGDETRRMHWARSSALLMGDLMLTLAHQVFARARVADPERSRMLDLLDTTVTETVAGEYIDVSLADAQITPTLPLVLDMTRMKTATYSFELPLRLGAIVAGAGALAEQRLGDVGRHLGIAFQLQDDLLSAFEQSERHGKDQFSDFREGKETALIACARLTNEWPLIERLMGPTNFSEESGRALQQLLHECGARDVIEAMVRDQIEIAENILTRDDHVIAPEVCQFLLALMARMVGRQS; translated from the coding sequence ATGACCACAATGCGTGAACGGCTACGAAACCCGGAAACGGTTCAGACGGAGATCACGACGCGGTTGCACGCCCTGATGCAAGCGAAATCAACGCAGGCCGCGGCCCACGGGTCCCATTTTGCTGAGCTGTGGGCACTGACCTCACAGGCAGCCCAGGGCGGGAAGCTGTTGCGCCCGCGGCTGGTGCTCGGTGTTTTCGATGGATTTCGCGCCACCGCCGCGACCAATACCCACCCTCGTGAAACAGCAATCGACCTGGCAGCCGCGGTCGAGCTCCTGCACTTCGCGTTCCTCCTGCATGACGACCTCATCGATGAGGATCTGACGCGCCGCGGCGTGCCTAACCTCGCCGGTTCACTCGTCACAAGCGTTGCGTCCACGCAACTCCAAGGCTCTGATCCCGGCGACGAGACCCGTCGCATGCATTGGGCTCGCAGTAGCGCTCTGCTGATGGGCGACCTGATGCTGACGCTCGCCCATCAGGTATTCGCGCGTGCCCGGGTTGCTGACCCAGAACGTTCGCGCATGCTCGACCTGCTGGACACGACCGTCACCGAAACCGTCGCAGGTGAGTACATCGATGTCAGTCTTGCCGATGCCCAGATCACGCCGACCCTCCCCCTCGTACTCGACATGACACGAATGAAGACGGCGACCTACTCGTTCGAACTGCCGCTACGACTCGGAGCGATCGTCGCAGGCGCTGGCGCGCTGGCTGAGCAGCGGCTGGGCGATGTCGGCCGTCATTTGGGTATCGCGTTTCAATTGCAGGATGACCTTCTTTCGGCGTTCGAGCAGAGCGAAAGACACGGCAAAGATCAATTTTCTGATTTTCGCGAAGGTAAAGAAACCGCCCTCATTGCGTGTGCCCGACTCACTAACGAGTGGCCTCTCATCGAACGGCTCATGGGCCCAACCAACTTCTCGGAAGAGTCCGGCCGTGCGCTTCAGCAATTGCTGCACGAGTGCGGCGCTCGGGACGTCATCGAGGCGATGGTGCGTGATCAAATTGAAATTGCCGAAAATATCCTGACCCGCGATGATCATGTCATAGCGCCAGAGGTGTGCCAGTTTCTGCTCGCGCTCATGGCTCGAATGGTGGGGCGTCAATCATGA
- a CDS encoding FAD-dependent oxidoreductase → MTRAPFGGRDRRAVAFPGPPGVERVKQPRTVAVVGGGIAGMAAACGLAERGVDVELIEPHAELGGRVRAWQTNSPAGAVTMSRGFHAFFRQYYNLRALLSRAGDLSEMLQPVADYPVVSAHGDRDSFTKIPRTPPWNFMTFVAQSPTFSLRDLTRVDLDTALALLDVSFPESYRDLQGLSAAQFLDKLRFPERARHLALEVFARSFFADPEDFSAGELVAMFHSYFLGSAEGLLFDVARDDFDTALWQPLGSALERAGVRRSVARVSEVRRSSDGARWQVIREDGERSTVDGVVLAAGPGATRDIVAASSTVGTAQWRKRVADVRLAPAFAVLRLWLDGKVSDDRPAFLGTAAYGPLDNISVMERFERGAAEWSAANNGSVVELHAYAIHDDDAADPVRRKQLGDRLRAELARVYPETASLSIIAQEFLIEQDCALLGTGRWEERPEVRTPASGIVLAGDWVRTDLPIALMERAATTGWMAANELLRDWGVAGHTLWSVPISSRQRWPGISRALMERLPGRRRA, encoded by the coding sequence ATGACTAGGGCGCCATTTGGGGGACGCGATCGCCGCGCAGTGGCCTTTCCGGGCCCTCCCGGCGTGGAACGGGTAAAACAGCCGCGCACCGTGGCCGTTGTCGGCGGAGGAATTGCCGGGATGGCGGCCGCGTGCGGACTCGCTGAACGGGGTGTCGATGTCGAATTGATAGAACCACACGCCGAGCTGGGGGGTCGGGTGCGAGCCTGGCAGACAAATTCGCCTGCCGGCGCGGTGACGATGAGCCGCGGCTTCCATGCATTTTTTCGGCAGTACTACAACCTGCGCGCGCTACTCTCGCGGGCAGGTGATCTCAGTGAAATGCTGCAACCTGTCGCTGACTACCCCGTTGTGAGCGCTCACGGCGACCGTGATTCCTTCACCAAGATTCCACGGACGCCGCCGTGGAACTTCATGACGTTCGTTGCTCAGAGTCCAACCTTTTCCCTGCGGGACTTGACACGCGTCGATCTGGATACCGCCCTGGCGCTCCTCGACGTCTCATTCCCAGAGTCCTACCGCGATCTGCAAGGCCTCAGCGCAGCTCAGTTCCTAGATAAGTTGCGGTTTCCGGAGCGTGCACGTCACCTCGCGCTTGAGGTGTTTGCACGAAGCTTCTTCGCCGACCCGGAGGACTTTTCGGCTGGCGAATTAGTCGCGATGTTTCACTCGTACTTTCTCGGCTCGGCCGAGGGCCTGTTATTCGATGTCGCGCGGGATGATTTTGATACGGCGTTATGGCAACCGCTCGGCTCGGCATTGGAGCGCGCTGGGGTGCGTCGCAGTGTTGCACGGGTCAGCGAAGTCAGGCGCAGCAGTGACGGCGCTCGCTGGCAGGTCATTCGTGAGGATGGCGAGCGCTCCACGGTCGACGGTGTGGTTCTTGCCGCTGGTCCCGGCGCGACGCGAGACATCGTCGCGGCATCATCGACGGTCGGCACGGCGCAGTGGCGCAAGCGCGTCGCCGACGTCCGCCTCGCTCCAGCCTTCGCCGTGCTCCGACTGTGGCTGGACGGAAAGGTCAGCGATGATCGTCCGGCTTTTCTTGGCACAGCCGCCTACGGTCCGCTCGACAACATCAGCGTCATGGAGCGGTTTGAACGCGGCGCCGCAGAGTGGTCAGCAGCGAATAATGGAAGCGTCGTTGAGCTCCACGCATACGCCATACACGATGATGATGCCGCTGATCCGGTTCGCCGGAAGCAACTGGGCGACAGACTCCGCGCGGAGCTCGCTCGGGTGTATCCCGAGACGGCATCGCTCAGCATCATCGCGCAGGAGTTTCTCATCGAGCAAGACTGCGCACTCCTTGGCACAGGTCGGTGGGAAGAACGTCCCGAGGTGCGTACACCCGCATCGGGGATCGTCCTCGCTGGCGACTGGGTGCGCACCGATTTACCCATTGCCCTCATGGAACGTGCCGCCACGACGGGGTGGATGGCCGCAAATGAACTGCTACGCGACTGGGGTGTCGCCGGTCATACCCTGTGGAGCGTGCCCATATCGAGTCGTCAGCGATGGCCCGGCATCTCCCGTGCGCTTATGGAGCGTCTGCCGGGGCGAAGGAGAGCGTGA
- a CDS encoding cytochrome P450, with the protein MAESQALLRAKLATTQAGFTAERIPARLFARRPILMDDGADHQEHRRQLVRFFSPRALEAHRVFMERAAADLIDPARHAGTAQLDDLALLFSVRVAAEIVGLGGTDTAALARRLEAFFQQPPVDHTRDDYGRTNKDWARAARDALVPLAEFYWNDVRPAIRARRSRPADDIISFLLERGYRPREILMECLTYGTAGMVTTREFISMVMLRLHETPEILARYRTAPVAERTAILSEIIRLEPPVAHLYRRAQTEAPGCPYPPGTLIDIDVRASNQDPRVFTPSPSKMCPERDLKAAERTGLSFGDGAHRCPGSSLALMETDVLITALLRAGATITVRPRRDFDTLVQGYQLRDFTLSFAPADAP; encoded by the coding sequence ATGGCCGAAAGCCAAGCGCTGCTAAGGGCCAAACTTGCGACGACCCAAGCGGGCTTCACCGCGGAACGGATTCCCGCCCGGCTATTCGCGCGACGACCGATCCTGATGGATGACGGGGCCGACCACCAAGAGCATCGCCGCCAACTCGTTCGATTCTTTAGCCCCCGCGCGCTCGAAGCACATCGCGTCTTCATGGAACGTGCGGCGGCTGACCTCATCGACCCGGCACGCCACGCCGGCACGGCGCAGCTGGACGACTTGGCGCTGCTCTTTTCTGTGCGGGTAGCCGCCGAGATTGTGGGGTTGGGTGGCACCGACACTGCGGCGCTCGCACGCCGACTCGAAGCGTTTTTCCAGCAACCTCCCGTAGACCACACCCGCGATGACTACGGTCGCACGAACAAAGACTGGGCGCGTGCAGCACGCGACGCACTGGTTCCGCTCGCCGAGTTTTACTGGAACGACGTGCGACCTGCCATCCGCGCTCGTCGTTCCCGGCCAGCAGATGACATTATCTCCTTCTTGCTGGAGAGGGGATACCGCCCGCGAGAAATTTTGATGGAGTGTCTCACCTATGGCACCGCGGGCATGGTCACCACCCGTGAGTTCATCAGCATGGTGATGCTTCGGTTGCACGAAACACCGGAGATTCTTGCTCGCTACCGCACCGCCCCGGTCGCCGAGCGCACGGCTATTCTCAGTGAGATCATCCGGCTCGAGCCGCCCGTTGCGCACCTTTACCGTCGTGCTCAAACCGAAGCGCCCGGCTGTCCTTACCCGCCGGGCACCTTGATCGACATTGACGTGCGAGCCAGCAATCAAGACCCTCGGGTCTTTACACCTAGCCCAAGCAAAATGTGCCCTGAGCGTGACCTGAAGGCAGCAGAGCGCACCGGCTTAAGTTTTGGAGATGGTGCACACCGTTGCCCCGGATCCTCCCTCGCGCTGATGGAAACTGACGTGCTTATCACCGCGCTCCTTCGGGCTGGCGCAACAATCACCGTACGCCCCCGCCGCGATTTCGACACGCTTGTGCAGGGATATCAGCTGCGCGACTTCACGCTCTCCTTCGCCCCGGCAGACGCTCCATAA
- a CDS encoding SDR family oxidoreductase translates to MAVRATPEHAEGDLTFPRGTEAALRSAHAQGESAPRVLVLGATGYVGGRIVPRLLAGGYRVRVLTRSRARVQALPWADRVEIATGDASDSDAVSAAMSGVDIVYYLVHSMTAGREFAETDRAIAHTVAAASARAGVRRMVYLGGLHPDGVQLSPHLASRREVGEILLASGAPTLVFQAGVIIGSGSASFEMVRHLTEVLPYMPAPRWVRNFIQPIAIRDVLYYLLAAAHAPGDLNRAFDIGGPDVLRYGQMMNGYAVEAGLPQRGIAALPVLTPKLASHWVGLVTPVPRAIARPLVESLQHDCVMKNHDIDDVISRPEGGLTPYRRAVRLALGRIELDEIETSWVDARVPLAPSDPMPSDPNWAGRTVFTDVRRRTTKASPADVWSVVTQIGGTNGWYSASLLWSLRGLFDRITGGVGMTRGRRSRRRLTVGDALDVWRVEHLEPERVLRLRAEMQVPGEAWLEFTIEPRPDGCEYRQRAVFFPRGLSGRLYWMAMLPFHGFIFSGMVNRIIATAERAESE, encoded by the coding sequence ATGGCAGTCAGGGCGACGCCCGAACACGCGGAGGGGGATTTGACGTTTCCCCGCGGAACGGAGGCCGCACTACGCTCCGCGCATGCGCAGGGGGAGTCTGCGCCTCGGGTCTTAGTTCTCGGCGCGACCGGCTATGTGGGCGGTCGCATCGTGCCGCGTCTGCTGGCTGGCGGATACCGGGTGCGGGTGCTGACCAGATCACGAGCCCGGGTTCAGGCGTTGCCGTGGGCTGACCGCGTCGAGATCGCAACCGGAGATGCGAGTGATTCGGACGCGGTGAGTGCCGCCATGTCCGGAGTGGATATTGTCTACTACCTGGTGCACTCCATGACCGCGGGGCGCGAGTTTGCCGAAACTGATCGCGCCATTGCGCATACCGTGGCTGCCGCGAGTGCTCGTGCCGGAGTGCGCAGGATGGTTTACCTTGGCGGACTGCACCCTGATGGTGTGCAACTCTCACCCCACCTCGCCTCGAGACGTGAGGTCGGTGAGATCCTGCTGGCTTCTGGCGCTCCCACCCTGGTTTTTCAAGCAGGCGTGATTATTGGTTCCGGCTCCGCCTCATTTGAGATGGTGCGCCACCTCACCGAGGTGTTGCCATACATGCCGGCGCCGCGGTGGGTGCGAAACTTCATTCAACCGATTGCGATACGCGACGTGCTCTACTACCTGCTCGCGGCAGCGCACGCGCCTGGCGACCTCAACCGCGCGTTCGATATCGGTGGCCCTGATGTCTTGCGATACGGGCAGATGATGAACGGGTACGCAGTCGAAGCGGGCTTGCCACAACGCGGCATTGCGGCGCTTCCTGTGCTCACGCCGAAGCTTGCCTCGCACTGGGTCGGGCTTGTGACGCCGGTGCCGCGCGCGATTGCGCGCCCTCTTGTCGAGTCGCTGCAACACGACTGCGTCATGAAGAACCACGACATCGATGATGTTATTTCGCGACCGGAGGGTGGCTTGACGCCCTATCGTCGGGCCGTTCGACTCGCGCTTGGGCGCATTGAGCTGGACGAAATCGAAACGAGCTGGGTTGACGCTCGGGTGCCCCTCGCGCCCAGCGATCCGATGCCGAGTGACCCGAATTGGGCGGGGCGCACGGTGTTTACCGATGTGCGCAGGCGAACGACCAAGGCGAGTCCCGCCGACGTATGGAGTGTCGTGACGCAGATTGGCGGAACCAACGGCTGGTATTCCGCGTCGCTGCTGTGGTCGTTGCGTGGTCTCTTTGATCGGATCACCGGCGGTGTCGGTATGACGCGGGGCCGCCGTTCGCGGCGCAGGCTGACCGTCGGTGACGCTCTTGACGTGTGGCGGGTGGAGCACCTGGAACCGGAGCGCGTGCTAAGGCTGCGCGCCGAAATGCAGGTGCCAGGCGAGGCCTGGCTTGAGTTCACGATCGAACCTCGGCCAGACGGTTGCGAGTATCGGCAGCGCGCGGTCTTCTTTCCGCGCGGTCTCTCCGGGCGGCTCTACTGGATGGCGATGCTCCCGTTTCATGGCTTCATCTTCAGCGGCATGGTCAACCGGATAATCGCTACCGCCGAGCGCGCAGAGTCGGAGTGA
- the idi gene encoding isopentenyl-diphosphate Delta-isomerase, protein MAESPEMVVLVDDDGIPRGAMPKRDVHGANTPLHLAFSCYISDPQGRVLVTRRALGKQTWPGVWTNSFCGHPAPGEAMTDAVKRRAQQELGASITNVTLHLPDFRYRALDASGIVENEICPVFTAELSSPLAPVHSEVSEWEWTTHAALADAVAAAPFAFSPWLREQLPLLLRAHAFTVGVRDDHNA, encoded by the coding sequence ATGGCAGAATCGCCAGAAATGGTCGTCTTGGTGGACGACGACGGCATCCCCCGCGGTGCAATGCCAAAACGTGACGTTCACGGAGCCAACACTCCCCTTCACTTGGCGTTCTCGTGCTATATCTCCGATCCTCAGGGCCGAGTGCTCGTGACCCGGCGAGCGCTAGGTAAACAAACCTGGCCCGGCGTGTGGACAAACAGCTTCTGTGGGCACCCCGCTCCCGGCGAAGCGATGACCGATGCCGTCAAGCGGCGAGCACAGCAGGAGCTCGGGGCGTCGATCACAAACGTGACGTTGCACTTGCCAGACTTTCGTTACCGAGCTCTCGATGCTTCGGGCATCGTGGAGAACGAAATCTGCCCGGTCTTTACGGCCGAGTTATCGAGCCCGCTTGCTCCCGTGCACAGTGAAGTCAGCGAATGGGAATGGACGACGCACGCTGCGCTCGCCGACGCCGTAGCTGCCGCACCGTTTGCGTTCAGCCCCTGGCTACGAGAACAACTGCCTCTCCTGCTCCGCGCGCATGCTTTCACAGTGGGGGTGCGTGATGACCACAATGCGTGA
- a CDS encoding MarR family winged helix-turn-helix transcriptional regulator, translated as MNPRQRATKAVDVVHDADLLVHASTEGAVVEAPDVAAVDRDGITAVMNALARLRDAERELAEASRESMALSVQDMRALRYLVTVIREGELVTPTMLGQHMQTSPASTTKLLNRLERAGHITRALHPDDRRALRIDVAPRTEALIQRVVGRQQARRFYAASRLSREHRDIVTAFLNDMTNAISVDRSEWAGSDLPVPRKQDEPEG; from the coding sequence ATGAACCCACGGCAGCGAGCAACAAAAGCGGTAGACGTCGTTCACGACGCGGACCTTCTTGTGCATGCCTCGACCGAAGGGGCGGTCGTGGAAGCCCCCGATGTGGCCGCTGTTGACCGCGACGGCATCACCGCTGTCATGAATGCATTGGCGCGTCTGCGTGATGCCGAGCGAGAGCTCGCGGAGGCATCGCGAGAATCGATGGCGCTCAGCGTTCAGGATATGAGGGCGCTGCGCTACCTGGTGACGGTGATCCGCGAGGGGGAGCTGGTGACGCCGACGATGCTGGGGCAACACATGCAGACGTCGCCCGCATCCACGACAAAACTTCTTAATCGATTGGAACGCGCCGGGCACATCACGCGGGCATTGCACCCTGATGATCGGCGCGCACTGCGTATCGACGTCGCTCCGCGAACCGAGGCGCTCATCCAGCGCGTGGTTGGAAGGCAGCAAGCGCGCCGCTTTTACGCCGCTTCGCGGTTGAGCCGCGAGCACCGTGACATCGTGACGGCCTTTCTCAACGACATGACCAACGCAATCAGTGTTGATCGTTCTGAGTGGGCGGGCAGTGATTTGCCTGTGCCGCGAAAGCAGGACGAACCGGAGGGGTGA
- a CDS encoding squalene/phytoene synthase family protein encodes MSRDLDGLAPLERYSAASERAADQVIRAYSTSFGAATRLLGRRHRRHVRNIYALVRVADELVDGVAAEAHLAPIEQLARLNAFEAETNSAMHTGYSSNPIVHAFACTARASGIDSTLTAPFFASMRTDLEPFSITGNGPEPALTSAGVAPVSRRAGVAVAAGHRFDDEAHASYVYGSAEVVGLMCLRVFLRAEQVTEQQRAQLEQGARSLGAAFQNVNFLRDLADDTERLDRSYLSVEDTITDECKAQWVATIRSQLADARRVMPLLPRDARIAVDAARRLFSKLTDNIDRRTVSQLMGQRVRIPLPVKLTLIAKSISSRGVA; translated from the coding sequence ATGAGCCGCGACCTCGATGGACTGGCCCCCCTGGAACGATATTCGGCAGCTTCAGAACGTGCTGCTGATCAAGTGATCCGCGCATACTCGACCTCTTTTGGCGCAGCGACCCGTCTGCTGGGCCGGCGGCATCGGCGGCATGTGCGCAATATTTACGCTCTCGTGCGCGTCGCCGACGAACTCGTCGATGGTGTCGCCGCTGAAGCCCACTTGGCACCCATCGAGCAGTTGGCCCGTTTGAATGCGTTCGAAGCCGAAACCAATAGCGCGATGCACACTGGGTACAGCAGCAACCCCATCGTGCACGCGTTTGCGTGCACGGCTCGGGCGTCGGGGATCGACTCGACACTTACCGCTCCATTCTTCGCCTCCATGCGCACCGACCTCGAGCCGTTCTCGATCACGGGAAATGGGCCGGAACCAGCACTCACATCAGCAGGCGTGGCCCCGGTGAGCCGCCGTGCCGGTGTCGCCGTCGCCGCCGGCCATCGTTTCGACGACGAGGCGCATGCGAGCTACGTATATGGCTCTGCTGAGGTGGTCGGGCTCATGTGCCTACGGGTTTTTCTGCGTGCGGAGCAGGTGACCGAGCAACAGCGTGCGCAACTCGAACAGGGCGCGCGGAGCCTCGGCGCTGCCTTCCAAAATGTCAACTTTCTGCGCGATCTGGCGGATGATACCGAGAGACTTGATCGCAGCTACCTGAGCGTGGAAGACACAATTACCGATGAGTGCAAGGCCCAGTGGGTTGCCACAATACGCTCTCAGCTCGCCGATGCCCGACGCGTAATGCCGCTCCTGCCTCGTGATGCTCGCATCGCCGTCGATGCCGCCCGCAGGCTATTTTCGAAACTCACGGATAACATCGACCGACGCACCGTCTCACAACTTATGGGCCAGCGCGTGCGGATTCCGCTCCCGGTAAAACTAACGCTGATCGCGAAGTCAATAAGCTCCAGAGGCGTCGCATGA
- the crtI gene encoding phytoene desaturase family protein, translating into MTRTIIIGAGIAGLATAALLAQEGHDVTVLERGDRVGGRSGTIERDGFCFDTGPSWYLMPRVFDHFFELMGTSAAEQLDLHTLDPGYRLITEPLEGEASTNLTIPYGTNAIVQVFESLEPSSGHRLRRYLKSARRASDLAERFFLYNPFTSARSLMHRDILVALPQLTTLLLTRLQDFVKRRFKHPALRQVLGYPAVFLGTDPRRAPAIYHLMSALDLDDGVHYPIGGFSAVVQAIAALAREAGVTIITGAEATEIMTEQYGRHRRRAVGVRWHDSSSIEHTEQADIVVSAADLHHTETTLLPSDARSYPESWWQKRESGPGGILIMLGVAGSLPQLEHHSLLFTADWDANFDAIFGSSPRVPDPASVYVCKPSATDPGVAPRGHENLFVLIPVPADVNLGSGGADGAGDPLIEAVADRVIAQISQWAGIPDLQERIVTRHTIGPADFARDYNSWRGGMLGPSHILRQSAMFRPQNASKRVDGLYYAGATTAPGVGVPMCLISAELVLKRIRNDNSAGPTTPTRAAVQTEGRLHDTA; encoded by the coding sequence ATGACTCGCACTATTATCATCGGAGCCGGAATCGCCGGTTTGGCAACGGCAGCGCTCCTCGCGCAGGAGGGGCACGATGTCACCGTATTGGAGCGCGGCGATCGCGTGGGAGGTCGCTCGGGAACAATAGAGCGTGACGGATTTTGCTTTGATACCGGCCCGTCCTGGTACCTCATGCCGCGGGTATTTGACCATTTCTTTGAGTTGATGGGCACCTCGGCGGCTGAACAACTCGATCTGCACACACTCGACCCGGGCTATCGCCTGATTACTGAGCCTCTCGAGGGTGAGGCTTCGACTAACCTCACGATCCCTTACGGCACGAATGCCATTGTCCAGGTGTTCGAAAGCTTGGAACCGTCAAGTGGGCACCGACTTCGCCGCTATCTGAAATCTGCACGACGCGCTTCAGACCTGGCGGAACGGTTCTTCCTTTACAACCCGTTCACCTCCGCCCGTTCGCTCATGCACCGCGATATTCTTGTCGCGCTGCCCCAACTCACCACGCTCCTCCTTACGCGGCTACAGGACTTCGTTAAGCGACGCTTTAAGCACCCGGCGCTGCGTCAGGTACTCGGGTATCCTGCGGTTTTTCTGGGAACGGATCCCCGCCGTGCACCCGCGATTTACCACCTCATGAGCGCGCTCGATCTGGATGACGGCGTGCACTACCCGATCGGCGGGTTCTCCGCTGTCGTGCAGGCCATCGCCGCACTGGCTCGCGAGGCCGGGGTAACGATTATCACGGGCGCGGAGGCGACCGAAATTATGACCGAACAATACGGTCGTCATCGCCGCCGCGCCGTGGGTGTGCGTTGGCACGATTCGTCGAGCATCGAGCACACCGAGCAAGCCGACATCGTGGTGTCTGCCGCCGACCTGCACCACACGGAGACCACACTTCTACCGTCTGATGCTCGCAGCTACCCGGAATCCTGGTGGCAGAAACGCGAAAGCGGCCCCGGCGGCATTCTCATCATGCTCGGCGTCGCGGGGAGCCTGCCGCAACTGGAACACCATTCGTTGCTTTTCACCGCCGACTGGGACGCGAATTTCGACGCAATCTTCGGTTCTTCACCACGCGTTCCGGATCCGGCCTCCGTCTACGTGTGCAAACCGAGCGCGACCGACCCCGGCGTCGCGCCACGCGGACACGAGAATCTCTTCGTTCTGATTCCGGTCCCTGCCGACGTCAACCTCGGATCAGGAGGTGCCGATGGTGCCGGCGATCCGCTGATCGAAGCAGTAGCGGATCGCGTTATCGCACAGATCTCGCAGTGGGCGGGAATCCCTGATCTACAAGAACGCATTGTCACGCGGCACACGATCGGCCCAGCAGACTTTGCTCGCGACTACAACTCATGGCGAGGAGGCATGCTGGGGCCGTCACACATCCTGCGTCAGAGTGCGATGTTCCGCCCTCAAAACGCCTCGAAGCGCGTCGACGGGTTGTATTACGCCGGTGCCACGACTGCACCCGGCGTCGGGGTACCCATGTGCCTGATCAGCGCTGAACTTGTGCTTAAGCGCATTCGCAATGACAATTCTGCCGGGCCGACAACGCCCACCCGCGCCGCGGTTCAAACGGAGGGTCGACTTCATGACACTGCCTGA
- a CDS encoding BLUF domain-containing protein — translation MLETPLYCLVYSSDAVGSVTEAGLQAILEQARGRNERLGITGLLLYRQGRFVQYLEGAQEDVLAVYENIAADSRHANVRVLLREQVASRRFPSWKMGYEPFRESSFAVPTGFRNTFAEIERSDDPARVLQALGELTLWFRVRAARA, via the coding sequence ATGCTTGAAACTCCGCTGTATTGCCTTGTCTATTCCAGCGATGCCGTCGGCTCGGTGACCGAAGCCGGACTGCAAGCCATTCTCGAACAGGCGCGTGGCCGCAACGAGCGCCTTGGCATAACGGGCCTTCTCCTCTATCGGCAGGGCCGCTTCGTGCAATATCTGGAGGGTGCCCAGGAAGACGTGCTCGCGGTGTACGAAAATATCGCAGCAGATTCACGCCACGCGAACGTGAGGGTGCTGTTGCGAGAGCAGGTCGCGTCGCGTCGCTTCCCGTCATGGAAGATGGGCTACGAGCCCTTCCGAGAATCGTCATTCGCGGTGCCGACGGGGTTCCGTAATACCTTCGCAGAAATCGAGCGTTCCGACGACCCCGCGCGCGTTCTGCAGGCGTTGGGTGAATTAACCCTGTGGTTCCGCGTGCGCGCAGCGCGGGCCTAG